From a single Nicotiana tomentosiformis chromosome 2, ASM39032v3, whole genome shotgun sequence genomic region:
- the LOC104099772 gene encoding peroxidase 64-like, translating into MSFSSRFLFSSLLVLSLIYSHGNALSSNYYENSCPLVEDIVTQVVIEASKKDKTVPAALLRMHFHDCFIRGCDASVLLNSKGKNTAEKDGPPNVSLHAFYVIDNAKKAVEAVCPETVSCADILAFAARDAVVISGGPFWDVPKGRKDGRTSKASETRQLPAPTFNISQLQQSFSQRGLSLEDLVALSGGHTLGFSHCSSFSNRIHNFDATNDVDPTLHPSLASTLKGICPLKNRAKNAGTAMDTSSTTFDNSYYKLILQNKSLFSSDQALLSIPKTKTLVSDFASSKEAFFKAFANSMIKMSSINGGQEVRKDCKVVN; encoded by the exons ATGTCATTCTCCTCTAGATTCTTGTTTAGCTCATTACTAGTTTTGTCCTTAATTTACTCTCATGGAAATGCACTTAGTTCAAATTACTATGAGAACTCATGCCCTCTTGTTGAAGATATTGTCACACAGGTTGTTATTGAAGCATCAAAGAAAGACAAAACTGTCCCTGCTGCCCTTCTTAGGATGCACTTCCACGACTGTTTCATAAGG GGGTGCGATGCTTCGGTGCTACTGAACTCGAAGGGAAAGAACACTGCAGAAAAAGATGGTCCTCCAAATGTTTCTTTGCATGCATTCTATGTCATTGATAATGCAAAGAAAGCTGTTGAAGCCGTTTGCCCAGAAACAGTCTCCTGTGCTGATATCTTAGCTTTTGCTGCCAGAGATGCAGTTGTCATT TCTGGTGGACCTTTCTGGGACGTGCCTAAAGGAAGAAAAGATGGAAGAACATCAAAAGCTAGTGAAACTAGACAATTGCCAGCTCCCACTTTTAACATATCTCAACTTCAACAAAGCTTCTCTCAAAGAGGATTATCACTGGAAGACCTTGTTGCTCTCTCAG GTGGACATACTTTAGGTTTCTCTCATTGTTCATCCTTCAGTAACAGGATACACAACTTCGATGCCACCAACGATGTTGACCCAACATTACATCCATCCTTGGCATCAACCTTAAAGGGAATTTGTCCACTTAAAAACAGGGCTAAGAATGCTGGAACTGCCATGGATACTTCCTCAACAACGTTTGATAATTCATATTACAAGTTAATTCTACAGAACAAGAGCCTTTTCTCTTCAGACCAAGCTTTGCTCAGTATTCCCAAGACTAAAACTCTGGTTTCTGACTTTGCTAGCTCAAAAGAAGCTTTCTTTAAAGCTTTTGCTAATTCCATGATCAAAATGAGTAGCATAAATGGAGGTCAG